Proteins from a genomic interval of Desulfurobacterium sp. TC5-1:
- a CDS encoding universal stress protein, with protein sequence MSVFGKVLYATDFSPLAEYALKFVKKLKSAGTEEVVIVHVVDSRTTALPDGADLIERKTELALELPENEAKHLYELIERTRAIERDLKKEGFKTRLCLKAAPDVSKTVLEIAEKEKVDVIILGAHGKSLLAQLILGSVSLEIVRKAKCPVLLVKKRD encoded by the coding sequence ATGTCAGTATTCGGGAAAGTTCTTTATGCAACCGATTTTTCGCCACTTGCAGAGTATGCCTTAAAATTTGTGAAGAAACTTAAAAGTGCCGGAACAGAAGAGGTAGTGATAGTTCATGTTGTTGATTCGAGAACGACGGCACTTCCTGACGGTGCGGATCTGATAGAGAGAAAGACAGAACTTGCGCTTGAACTTCCTGAAAATGAAGCAAAGCACCTTTACGAATTGATAGAAAGAACGAGAGCCATAGAGAGAGATCTGAAGAAAGAGGGATTTAAGACAAGACTTTGTTTGAAAGCTGCACCGGATGTTTCAAAAACTGTTCTTGAAATTGCAGAGAAAGAGAAAGTGGATGTTATTATTCTTGGTGCTCACGGTAAGAGTCTTTTAGCTCAGCTTATTTTAGGAAGTGTTTCACTTGAAATAGTTAGAAAAGCAAAGTGTCCTGTTCTTCTTGTAAAAAAGAGAGATTAA
- a CDS encoding universal stress protein: MPLFEKVLYSTDFSPLAEYAFHYVKRLKSAGMREVVIVHVVNELSVELPEGLDVMQEREAMDVLSRADREYLLNVIERAEALEKELKNKGISVKLKIVAASNTAGQIVKVAEEENVNVIVIGAHGKGLLTQLILGSVSHDVVRKAKCPVLLVKKRD; encoded by the coding sequence ATGCCGCTTTTTGAAAAGGTTTTATACTCTACGGACTTTTCTCCTCTTGCAGAGTATGCATTTCATTATGTTAAGAGGCTCAAAAGTGCAGGAATGAGAGAAGTTGTAATCGTTCACGTCGTTAACGAGCTTTCCGTTGAGCTTCCCGAAGGATTGGACGTTATGCAGGAAAGGGAAGCCATGGATGTTCTTTCCAGGGCAGATAGGGAGTATCTTTTAAATGTTATTGAGAGAGCCGAAGCTTTAGAAAAGGAACTTAAAAATAAGGGAATTTCTGTTAAACTAAAAATAGTAGCGGCTTCTAATACTGCGGGACAGATAGTGAAGGTGGCAGAAGAGGAGAATGTGAACGTGATTGTTATTGGTGCTCATGGTAAAGGACTTTTAACACAGCTTATTCTTGGTAGCGTTTCTCATGATGTAGTTAGAAAAGCGAAGTGTCCTGTACTGCTTGTTAAAAAGAGGGATTAA
- a CDS encoding fibronectin-binding protein, protein MKKVFLLFSGGLDSIIAARLLKLRGFDVEAVHFKTPFFGKEESELKGLADRIGVELKVFDITDEFLPILKNPPHGYGKNANPCIDCKALMLRKLKEAAGGGIIATGEVVGQRPMSQRAQALRLIEKIAGLEERILRPLSGKLLPPTVYEKEGFIKRDWLLDIQGRSRKRYPEIVRFLGIDADLPTPAGGCLLTQPAFAKKVKDLIKHDQLTKRDIALLKIGRHFRLSDGKLVVGRNREENLFLKNFVKGGDILFYSVDVPGPAAILRHSFSPEDVELASRIVAGYSDGKNRDAVLVAVERDGKREEIKIKPLLNFDSYRVT, encoded by the coding sequence GTGAAAAAAGTTTTTCTCCTGTTTTCCGGTGGTCTTGATAGCATCATTGCCGCAAGATTGCTGAAACTTAGAGGATTTGATGTTGAGGCTGTTCACTTCAAAACGCCCTTTTTTGGAAAGGAAGAGAGTGAATTAAAAGGGCTTGCCGATAGAATAGGTGTTGAACTTAAGGTTTTTGACATTACAGATGAGTTTTTGCCCATTTTGAAGAATCCGCCTCACGGCTACGGAAAGAACGCCAATCCCTGTATTGATTGTAAGGCTTTAATGCTCAGGAAATTAAAAGAGGCTGCCGGCGGTGGAATAATTGCAACAGGTGAAGTTGTAGGTCAGCGTCCAATGTCACAAAGAGCTCAGGCTCTGCGGCTTATAGAAAAAATAGCGGGTCTTGAAGAACGAATTCTGAGACCTCTTTCTGGAAAGCTTTTACCACCTACAGTTTATGAAAAAGAGGGATTTATAAAGAGAGATTGGCTTTTAGATATTCAAGGACGTTCAAGGAAAAGGTATCCCGAGATTGTAAGGTTTCTCGGGATAGATGCTGATTTACCTACACCTGCAGGTGGATGTCTTTTAACTCAACCTGCTTTTGCAAAAAAGGTAAAAGATTTGATTAAACACGACCAGTTGACGAAAAGAGATATTGCCCTTTTAAAAATAGGCAGACATTTTAGACTTTCGGATGGTAAGCTTGTTGTTGGAAGAAACAGAGAGGAAAATCTTTTTCTTAAAAATTTTGTGAAAGGTGGGGATATTCTGTTTTACTCGGTTGACGTTCCAGGTCCTGCTGCTATTTTAAGACACTCTTTTTCACCTGAAGATGTTGAACTTGCTTCAAGAATAGTAGCAGGATATTCCGACGGTAAAAACAGAGATGCTGTTCTTGTTGCGGTTGAAAGGGATGGAAAAAGGGAAGAAATTAAAATAAAGCCCCTGCTAAATTTTGATTCTTACAGGGTGACTTGA
- the raiA gene encoding ribosome-associated translation inhibitor RaiA: MMATLKLNLIGKDLELTDALKSIIEEKFSRLEKYLGGGKEEVFADVIVSKEKYRASVEIVIYNIFDHTIRIKKETDDLYTSIDEVVDAAEKQLRRLKEKVQKSRRNNKEGVKEFSLIEEETVEKPIRIIEVEPELYKPITVEDAAVKLLSSNREFVVFCDASTKKAAVLYKRKDGNLGLIEIPSCT, translated from the coding sequence ATGATGGCGACTCTCAAGCTAAACCTCATCGGAAAAGACCTGGAACTCACAGACGCTCTAAAGTCCATTATTGAGGAAAAATTCAGCCGTCTCGAAAAATATCTTGGAGGTGGAAAAGAAGAAGTATTCGCCGATGTAATCGTTTCAAAGGAAAAGTACAGAGCTTCCGTTGAAATAGTAATATACAACATTTTTGATCATACAATCAGAATTAAGAAAGAAACGGACGACCTCTATACATCTATAGATGAAGTCGTTGATGCCGCCGAAAAGCAACTTAGAAGATTAAAAGAGAAAGTACAAAAATCAAGGAGAAACAACAAAGAAGGCGTAAAAGAGTTTTCTCTCATAGAAGAAGAGACTGTAGAAAAACCCATAAGGATTATTGAAGTAGAACCAGAACTTTACAAGCCGATAACCGTTGAAGACGCTGCTGTTAAACTTCTCAGCTCTAACAGAGAATTTGTTGTATTCTGCGATGCTTCTACAAAAAAAGCGGCCGTTCTTTATAAAAGAAAGGATGGAAATTTAGGACTTATAGAAATTCCTTCCTGTACGTGA
- a CDS encoding sulfide-dependent adenosine diphosphate thiazole synthase, with translation MENLSEIKISKAIIERFTEKLLSNLEVDVAIVGGGPSGLVAAYYLAKEGLRVSLFERKLSIGGGMWAGAMFFNEIVVQEMGREILDEFSVSYRKYEEGYYTADAVEAVTTIASKAVKAGAKIFNGVTAEDVVLKKVNGQYKVCGLVINWSTVDITGLMVDPLVVTSNYVIDATGHDATIVSTLQKKAGIKLDTETGCVVGEKPLWASVGEEDTVKNSREVYPGIYVSGMAANATCGSHRMGPVFGGMLMSGKKIAMEIAQKLKS, from the coding sequence ATGGAGAACCTCAGCGAGATAAAAATCTCAAAAGCAATCATCGAGAGATTCACTGAGAAACTTCTCTCGAACCTTGAAGTTGACGTTGCAATTGTAGGCGGCGGACCTTCAGGCCTTGTGGCCGCATACTACCTTGCAAAAGAAGGACTCAGAGTGTCTCTTTTTGAAAGGAAACTCTCCATCGGCGGCGGAATGTGGGCTGGCGCTATGTTCTTCAACGAAATAGTTGTCCAGGAAATGGGAAGAGAAATACTTGACGAATTCAGCGTTTCATACAGAAAATACGAAGAAGGATACTACACTGCAGACGCCGTTGAAGCAGTAACAACAATAGCATCAAAAGCAGTTAAAGCTGGAGCAAAAATATTCAATGGTGTAACAGCTGAAGATGTTGTGCTCAAAAAAGTAAACGGTCAATATAAAGTTTGCGGCCTCGTCATAAACTGGAGCACCGTTGACATAACAGGGCTGATGGTTGATCCTTTAGTTGTTACATCAAATTACGTCATAGACGCCACAGGACACGACGCAACAATAGTTTCAACACTCCAGAAAAAGGCCGGCATAAAACTTGACACAGAAACAGGATGTGTAGTTGGTGAAAAACCGCTCTGGGCTTCTGTAGGTGAAGAAGACACCGTTAAAAACAGCAGAGAAGTCTATCCCGGCATCTACGTCAGCGGTATGGCAGCAAATGCCACCTGCGGTTCCCACAGAATGGGACCTGTTTTTGGAGGCATGCTCATGTCCGGGAAAAAGATAGCAATGGAAATAGCTCAAAAGCTTAAATCTTAA
- the thiC gene encoding phosphomethylpyrimidine synthase ThiC: MATLVELVKRGEIPAEVKKVAEEEKRDTEYIVNGLIDGTIVIPANIYHRSRDNFTPKGIGKGLKTKVNVNLGTSADVEDIELELKKLEVSIKYGTDAVMDLSTGTRIEKTRKIIVEHSPVMVGTVPIYQAVVEAIEKHGFMGKMTVDELFNVIERHCKDGVDFITVHCGVTLSSLERLKKEGRLMNIVSRGGALIAEWMVYNEKENPLFEHYDRLLEIAKRYDVTLSLGDGMRPGCLADATDRCQIEELITLGELVDRARKADVQVMVEGPGHVPLNQIETNIILQKRLCHGAPFYVLGPIVTDIAPGYDHITAAIGGAIAAKAGADFLCYVTPAEHLALPDVNDVKEGLIASKIAGHAADIVKGVPGAMEWDIEMAKARDALDWERQFELALDPEKAREYRNRRAPKKDEETCSMCGNLCAVKTFNEYIKKEK; this comes from the coding sequence ATGGCTACCCTTGTTGAACTTGTCAAAAGGGGAGAAATTCCCGCAGAAGTAAAAAAGGTCGCAGAAGAAGAAAAAAGAGACACTGAATATATAGTCAACGGTTTAATTGATGGAACCATTGTTATTCCTGCAAACATCTATCACAGAAGCAGGGATAACTTTACGCCGAAAGGTATAGGAAAAGGGCTAAAAACAAAAGTCAACGTTAACTTAGGAACCTCCGCCGACGTTGAAGATATAGAACTTGAGCTGAAGAAATTAGAAGTTTCAATAAAGTATGGCACCGACGCCGTAATGGACCTCTCAACAGGAACCCGGATAGAAAAGACAAGAAAAATTATTGTAGAGCACTCACCCGTAATGGTTGGAACCGTCCCCATATACCAGGCGGTTGTTGAAGCAATAGAAAAGCATGGCTTTATGGGGAAAATGACCGTTGACGAACTCTTTAATGTTATAGAGAGACACTGCAAAGACGGCGTTGACTTTATTACCGTTCACTGCGGCGTGACACTATCTTCATTAGAGCGGCTCAAAAAAGAAGGTAGACTGATGAACATCGTTTCAAGGGGCGGTGCACTTATTGCCGAATGGATGGTTTACAACGAAAAAGAAAATCCACTGTTTGAACACTACGACCGGCTCCTTGAAATAGCCAAAAGGTACGATGTAACACTTTCTTTAGGCGACGGCATGCGGCCAGGGTGTCTCGCAGACGCAACAGACAGGTGTCAAATAGAAGAACTGATAACCTTAGGTGAATTAGTTGATAGAGCAAGAAAAGCAGACGTACAGGTGATGGTAGAAGGACCAGGACACGTGCCGCTCAACCAGATAGAGACAAACATCATACTTCAAAAAAGGCTATGCCATGGTGCACCGTTCTACGTATTGGGCCCTATCGTAACAGACATAGCACCGGGATACGACCACATAACGGCAGCAATCGGAGGTGCAATAGCCGCAAAAGCAGGAGCTGACTTCCTTTGTTATGTAACGCCGGCTGAACATTTAGCATTACCTGATGTTAATGATGTTAAAGAAGGGCTTATAGCATCAAAAATTGCAGGACATGCCGCAGATATTGTTAAAGGCGTACCTGGTGCAATGGAATGGGATATAGAAATGGCAAAAGCCAGAGATGCCCTTGACTGGGAAAGACAGTTTGAACTTGCACTTGACCCCGAAAAGGCAAGAGAATACAGAAACAGAAGGGCTCCAAAGAAAGATGAAGAAACATGCAGTATGTGCGGTAATTTGTGTGCCGTTAAAACTTTCAACGAATACATCAAAAAGGAAAAGTAA
- the rsfS gene encoding ribosome silencing factor encodes MDTIEKLKTALQAASDKKAEEPVILDLRELSALADFFLIVSSSSDIHGRTIADEITKRLKEKETLPISVEGYDLGNWILIDYGDIIIHIFRPETRELYGLENLWIDAPRIEPVELLK; translated from the coding sequence TTGGATACAATTGAAAAACTTAAAACAGCTCTTCAAGCAGCTTCTGACAAAAAAGCTGAAGAGCCTGTAATACTTGACCTTAGAGAATTAAGCGCCCTTGCCGATTTCTTTCTCATCGTCTCATCATCTTCTGACATACACGGAAGAACCATCGCAGATGAAATAACAAAAAGATTAAAAGAAAAAGAAACTCTTCCCATAAGTGTAGAAGGTTACGATCTTGGTAACTGGATACTCATAGACTACGGCGACATAATAATCCACATATTCCGCCCGGAAACAAGAGAACTATATGGACTTGAAAACCTCTGGATAGACGCACCACGCATAGAACCGGTAGAGCTTTTAAAATGA
- a CDS encoding 23S rRNA (pseudouridine(1915)-N(3))-methyltransferase RlmH, translated as MIKVIAVGKIAPHLKEAQEHYINRLKKLTDIEIVKVKKQRTKEDEGELLLSKTKGFIIALDERGKELTSKEFAKLLQKHRHISFVIGGADGLSENVKKESNMLLSLSKLTLQHDIARIVLLEQIYRGFQIIKGTPYHRE; from the coding sequence ATGATAAAAGTTATTGCCGTTGGAAAGATAGCACCCCATTTAAAAGAAGCTCAAGAACACTACATCAATAGACTAAAAAAACTGACAGACATCGAAATTGTGAAAGTCAAGAAACAGAGAACAAAAGAAGACGAAGGGGAACTGTTGCTTTCAAAAACAAAAGGTTTTATCATCGCCCTTGACGAAAGGGGAAAGGAGCTAACCTCAAAAGAGTTTGCAAAACTGTTACAAAAACATCGGCACATCTCTTTTGTAATCGGAGGTGCCGACGGCCTCTCAGAAAATGTCAAAAAAGAATCCAATATGTTGTTATCCCTATCAAAACTAACTCTCCAGCACGACATCGCAAGAATTGTCCTGCTTGAGCAGATATACCGGGGATTCCAGATCATAAAAGGAACACCTTACCACAGGGAGTGA
- a CDS encoding nuclease-related domain-containing protein, with protein sequence MLLKKWQPNTEAIEELNSILKSYKLSQRQKTLINIMITNIKKGIQGEKTAAYYIDYYLKDSKNWVVIHDLRIEFKGQIAQIDHLLINRLYDMYVIETKNFHAQYMEINDYGEFTLKYKNSKIGIPSPIEQNKRHIHLLDKILTNKDMYPRRFIRIKPKFLNVIMVSPNTIVKRSSKFDTSNIIKADMIMKFIEEKIDKMSITDTFSAIGKIASHEQLMNFGKKILMLHKPIKIDWLSYFGIKKEQKKKYFCARCKKDISEKEATYCWNHKSLFGGKAYCYDCQKFIKNAKI encoded by the coding sequence ATGTTATTAAAAAAATGGCAACCTAATACTGAAGCGATAGAAGAGCTAAATAGTATATTAAAATCATACAAACTTTCACAAAGGCAAAAAACACTTATAAATATTATGATTACCAACATCAAAAAAGGAATTCAAGGAGAAAAAACAGCAGCGTACTACATAGATTATTATCTAAAGGATTCAAAAAATTGGGTTGTCATTCATGATTTAAGAATAGAATTCAAAGGCCAAATCGCACAAATAGATCATCTTTTAATCAATAGACTTTACGATATGTATGTTATAGAAACTAAAAATTTCCATGCTCAGTATATGGAAATAAATGATTATGGCGAATTCACACTGAAATACAAAAATAGCAAAATCGGAATCCCATCTCCTATAGAACAAAATAAAAGGCATATTCATCTTTTAGACAAGATATTAACCAATAAAGATATGTATCCTCGCAGATTTATTCGAATAAAACCCAAATTCTTAAATGTAATTATGGTATCTCCTAACACAATAGTGAAAAGGTCTTCGAAATTTGACACAAGCAATATAATAAAAGCGGATATGATAATGAAATTCATTGAAGAAAAAATAGATAAAATGTCTATTACCGATACGTTTTCCGCAATAGGCAAAATAGCATCTCATGAACAACTTATGAATTTCGGCAAAAAGATACTCATGTTACATAAACCTATTAAAATTGACTGGCTATCCTATTTTGGAATCAAAAAAGAACAGAAGAAAAAATACTTCTGTGCCAGATGTAAAAAAGACATTTCCGAAAAAGAAGCAACCTACTGCTGGAATCACAAAAGTTTATTCGGCGGGAAGGCTTATTGTTATGATTGTCAAAAATTTATAAAAAACGCTAAAATTTAG
- the selD gene encoding selenide, water dikinase SelD, translating to MADKFKLTTTVRASGUGAKLSPVGLEKVLKNLSLYRDKNVLIGLETAEDAGVYLLNETTALIQTADFITPVVDDPYIYGQIAVANALSDIYAMGGTPITAINLVMFASCNVPESYLPKILQGGADKLKEAGVSLIGGHTVDDLETKYGLAATGIVHPEKIVRNSTAKPGDILYYTKPLGIGVITTAIKADMADETTTEEASKVMITLNKDTAEVMKEIGVNACTDITGFGLLGHLYEMVKYSKVNAIININAFDFLPQSIEFAEMGLFPAATYENIDYVGNNVTFNSNIKEELQLLLFDPQTSGGLLISVPENKKGIFEEKCKLKNLSCYEIGKITEKGTGKIRVRG from the coding sequence ATGGCAGACAAGTTTAAGCTGACAACAACAGTAAGAGCTTCTGGCTGAGGTGCAAAGCTAAGCCCGGTCGGGCTTGAAAAGGTTCTAAAAAATCTCAGCTTATATAGGGATAAAAACGTACTGATAGGACTTGAAACAGCAGAGGATGCAGGTGTCTATTTGTTAAACGAGACCACTGCGTTGATTCAAACTGCTGACTTCATAACACCTGTCGTTGATGACCCGTACATATACGGTCAGATAGCCGTTGCAAATGCCCTATCAGATATATACGCCATGGGAGGCACGCCTATTACCGCAATAAATCTGGTGATGTTCGCCTCATGCAACGTCCCTGAATCTTACTTGCCTAAAATCCTTCAGGGTGGCGCTGATAAACTAAAAGAGGCTGGCGTTTCTCTCATCGGCGGTCACACCGTTGACGATCTTGAAACAAAATACGGACTTGCCGCAACAGGCATAGTTCATCCTGAAAAAATTGTTAGAAATTCTACGGCAAAGCCCGGTGATATTCTTTACTACACAAAACCCTTAGGAATAGGAGTTATAACAACGGCTATAAAAGCTGACATGGCTGACGAAACAACTACAGAAGAAGCATCTAAAGTCATGATAACACTCAACAAAGACACCGCAGAAGTTATGAAAGAGATAGGTGTCAACGCCTGTACAGACATAACAGGATTTGGACTTTTAGGTCATCTATACGAAATGGTGAAATACTCAAAAGTAAACGCAATCATAAATATAAACGCTTTTGATTTTCTTCCTCAATCAATAGAATTTGCTGAAATGGGACTGTTCCCGGCAGCAACCTACGAAAACATAGATTACGTTGGAAACAATGTAACATTTAATAGTAATATCAAAGAAGAGCTACAGCTTTTACTGTTTGATCCCCAAACATCCGGTGGACTGCTCATATCTGTTCCAGAAAATAAAAAAGGTATCTTTGAAGAAAAATGTAAGTTGAAAAACTTAAGTTGCTACGAAATAGGCAAAATAACGGAAAAGGGAACCGGAAAGATTAGAGTCAGAGGATAA
- a CDS encoding murein transglycosylase domain-containing protein, protein MKRGILISIVIGGLFISQNVKAENFNTYYQNTYNEFKSYNSEFYKYKKRIDEEFEAYKKIMEEEFENYKKNIEKEWKNPIVPSQKVFVEYSNNYKARKIVDFNNTTVKIEVLRPQNYKKELLNNLTELIIEKTKDAFKRNPVITNTDKRLKLIAAGATVISRPPNSEFIIGDILTGKTEITKKEAEKEAEKILKTAKIIKSKDKGGTKYTLTFKFPKNKLYLKAREYRPLVVSISQKYNVEYPLVLAIIHTESSFNPMAVSYIPAYGLMQIVPQTAGRDVTKNLFGKPMILTPSYLFNKKNNINIGTGYLYLLYYKYFSGIKNPESRLLCTIAAYNGGPGSVARAFTGTTKLYLAEKKINAMTPKEVYRVLTTRAPMRETRNYVKKVYNRIKFYKNF, encoded by the coding sequence TTGAAAAGGGGTATTCTAATTTCTATCGTTATCGGGGGATTATTTATCTCTCAAAACGTAAAAGCGGAAAACTTCAATACATATTATCAAAATACATACAATGAGTTTAAAAGTTACAACTCGGAATTTTACAAATACAAAAAAAGGATTGATGAAGAATTTGAAGCTTACAAAAAAATAATGGAAGAAGAGTTCGAAAATTACAAGAAAAATATCGAGAAAGAGTGGAAAAACCCTATAGTACCATCACAAAAAGTATTTGTAGAATACAGCAACAACTATAAAGCCCGTAAAATTGTTGACTTTAATAACACAACGGTGAAAATAGAAGTACTTCGGCCACAAAATTACAAAAAAGAGCTCCTAAACAATCTAACAGAATTAATAATCGAAAAAACAAAAGATGCGTTTAAAAGAAATCCGGTAATTACAAACACCGACAAGAGGCTGAAACTGATAGCTGCTGGAGCTACAGTAATAAGCCGCCCACCAAACAGTGAATTCATAATAGGCGACATCCTGACAGGAAAAACAGAAATAACCAAAAAAGAGGCTGAAAAAGAAGCCGAAAAAATACTAAAAACGGCAAAGATAATTAAATCAAAAGACAAAGGCGGAACAAAATACACACTCACATTTAAGTTTCCGAAGAATAAGCTATACCTTAAGGCCAGGGAGTACAGGCCTCTTGTTGTTTCTATATCTCAAAAATACAACGTGGAATACCCGCTGGTTCTCGCAATAATACACACCGAAAGCAGTTTTAATCCCATGGCTGTTTCATATATTCCAGCGTACGGACTCATGCAGATTGTTCCACAAACTGCCGGAAGAGACGTAACGAAAAATCTATTTGGTAAGCCAATGATTTTAACACCATCATACCTCTTCAATAAGAAAAATAACATAAACATAGGAACGGGTTACCTTTACCTGTTGTACTATAAATACTTCTCCGGCATCAAAAACCCCGAAAGCAGATTACTCTGCACAATTGCCGCCTACAACGGAGGCCCCGGTAGTGTCGCAAGGGCATTTACAGGAACAACCAAGCTATACCTTGCTGAAAAGAAAATAAACGCAATGACACCAAAAGAAGTTTATAGAGTTCTAACCACAAGAGCACCGATGAGAGAAACAAGAAACTATGTAAAAAAAGTTTATAATAGAATTAAGTTCTATAAAAACTTCTAA
- a CDS encoding LPP20 family lipoprotein, translating to MRVKKLLTATLIGAAVMVGGCGKKPAPKTTAVVSTPWDDFCNKYANMEGGVAACKCVFANDLEEAQIAREEAVADARSELARILEVKVMTMVKRYKNRTVAGKKRYMGSTFEEVAKQVAKQYLRGSRPISTKTFRADDGRYVVCSVVALQPAVVKNMIKEMAQKMEMSPRDEDILYQEFKAYKAQQELEKEIKGY from the coding sequence ATGAGAGTAAAAAAGCTTCTTACAGCAACACTCATAGGTGCGGCCGTAATGGTTGGCGGTTGTGGTAAAAAACCGGCACCAAAAACAACAGCCGTTGTAAGTACACCCTGGGATGATTTCTGCAACAAGTATGCAAACATGGAAGGTGGTGTAGCTGCGTGTAAGTGTGTATTTGCCAATGATCTTGAAGAAGCCCAAATAGCAAGAGAAGAAGCTGTCGCAGACGCAAGAAGTGAACTCGCAAGAATCCTTGAAGTAAAAGTTATGACAATGGTTAAAAGGTACAAGAACAGAACTGTTGCTGGTAAAAAGAGGTACATGGGAAGCACTTTTGAAGAGGTCGCAAAACAAGTTGCAAAACAATACCTAAGAGGAAGCAGACCGATAAGCACAAAAACGTTCCGTGCCGATGATGGTAGATATGTTGTATGTTCTGTAGTAGCTCTCCAACCAGCTGTAGTCAAGAATATGATTAAAGAGATGGCACAAAAGATGGAGATGTCACCAAGAGACGAAGACATCCTATACCAGGAATTTAAAGCCTATAAAGCTCAGCAGGAACTTGAGAAAGAGATTAAAGGATACTAA
- a CDS encoding PEGA domain-containing protein, which yields MKLKILISTLSFPVILFSCASSQPASQTTTLQDAEIQAIQSKSEKAFEELENEFQPEKPSTSENTPETIRKEKPASLEEEIGTVPQYKSGKIVLKECAYGKDQKDARSTAVKRLSQDILSNVSALEIAQKSLSKGKISREYFSQTVIGTRTILKGLRFQDLGRTKEGYKVCAIITEEGLKKTIAYLSSTLKRDMLHLSKDELRKLQNQAFILLSLAESANDKNTINFAMKKLKYIDRLLNFGRLNVNTMPASAVIVIGKKEYSPGEIIFLEPEKEYFITIKSKGYKTVRKKIYIGRGEIKNISIELPKKVEGFIPVAIEANMPFVTDIAKKALIDSGFNVQNQSENKLTITVKDYSSRVKGYTKHELEVIATFYANGQPITSKKGKIKPFFTTEETENSILKSKLEKLTKAVLNSLLNNIDTKRLGGGK from the coding sequence ATGAAACTAAAAATACTAATTTCAACACTGAGTTTTCCTGTTATTTTGTTCTCCTGCGCCTCTTCACAACCCGCTTCCCAGACCACAACACTTCAGGACGCTGAAATTCAAGCAATACAATCAAAATCAGAAAAGGCATTTGAAGAACTTGAAAACGAATTCCAACCTGAAAAACCATCAACATCCGAAAACACACCAGAAACCATCCGCAAAGAAAAACCAGCCTCTCTCGAAGAAGAAATCGGAACAGTTCCTCAATACAAATCGGGAAAAATCGTTCTAAAAGAGTGTGCCTACGGAAAAGACCAAAAAGACGCAAGAAGCACTGCCGTTAAAAGACTATCACAGGACATACTTTCAAACGTCAGTGCCCTTGAAATTGCACAAAAAAGTCTCAGCAAAGGCAAAATATCCCGCGAATACTTCTCACAAACTGTAATTGGAACAAGAACAATCCTTAAAGGACTCAGATTTCAGGACTTAGGAAGAACGAAAGAAGGCTATAAAGTGTGTGCCATAATAACAGAAGAAGGATTAAAGAAGACTATTGCCTACTTAAGCTCTACACTAAAAAGGGACATGTTGCACCTTTCAAAAGATGAATTACGAAAATTACAAAATCAAGCTTTTATTCTTCTATCTCTTGCAGAATCGGCAAATGACAAAAACACCATTAACTTTGCAATGAAAAAACTAAAATACATAGACAGGCTTCTAAACTTTGGCAGACTTAACGTTAACACCATGCCAGCCAGCGCGGTAATAGTCATAGGGAAAAAGGAATACTCACCCGGAGAAATTATCTTTCTTGAACCGGAAAAAGAGTATTTCATAACTATTAAATCTAAGGGTTACAAAACTGTAAGAAAGAAAATCTACATAGGCCGAGGGGAAATAAAAAATATCTCCATAGAACTTCCTAAAAAGGTTGAAGGATTCATCCCGGTAGCTATAGAAGCAAACATGCCTTTCGTAACAGACATAGCAAAAAAAGCACTGATAGATAGTGGATTTAACGTTCAAAACCAATCTGAAAACAAGTTAACCATCACGGTCAAAGACTACTCTTCCAGGGTAAAGGGATACACGAAACACGAATTAGAAGTAATAGCCACTTTTTATGCTAACGGTCAACCTATTACAAGTAAAAAAGGAAAAATAAAACCTTTCTTCACAACCGAAGAAACGGAGAACTCCATACTTAAGTCAAAGTTGGAAAAATTAACAAAAGCCGTTTTAAACAGCCTGCTGAACAACATTGACACAAAACGATTAGGAGGAGGAAAATGA